A single window of Fischerella sp. PCC 9605 DNA harbors:
- a CDS encoding MFS transporter: MTAPAAPTSMWSPLRQPVFRALWIASAVSTIGTWMHDVGAAWLMTTLAPNSPLLVALMQAAASLPFFLLALPAGAIADVVDRRKLLLWTQTWMLVVAALLGVLTLAKVINPWILLALTFALSVGSSINMPVWQAITPELVTKEDLPQAVTLSGIVINLSRSIGPALAGIVIAATGTGAVFLLNALSFVGVILVISRWQRTLPKSALPAERLWGAMQAGVRYVRYAPSLQTVLIRTTAYIFFASALFALLPLLGRQELKLDALGYGIILGFWGIGGLAGAFILPQLRQRFSIDQLVAWSSLLMGAMMLALAYVRNLSLVCGVMVLVGISSLSVMVSLNVSAQTSVPTWVRARALAVQLLVFQGCMTLGSLLWGTVAQRTNISISLASAAVGLIVCVVLTKRYRLRCAEKLDLRSSLHWDQPTIAFEPCPNDGPVLITLEYRIDPANADEFTKVMKILRNIRLRDGAIQWGLFHDLSDPGRFVETALVESWAEHKRQFERVTNADKVIEERVRAFHIGDEPPKVSQMIYANYTDNKGFQQPC; encoded by the coding sequence ATGACCGCACCAGCAGCACCTACATCAATGTGGAGTCCCCTGCGGCAGCCAGTATTTCGTGCTTTGTGGATAGCGTCGGCGGTATCAACTATTGGTACTTGGATGCACGACGTAGGGGCAGCTTGGTTAATGACTACTCTGGCTCCCAACTCACCGCTGTTGGTAGCGCTAATGCAGGCGGCAGCTAGCTTACCCTTTTTTTTGCTGGCATTACCAGCAGGAGCGATCGCTGATGTCGTCGATCGCCGCAAGCTGCTACTGTGGACGCAAACTTGGATGCTGGTGGTTGCAGCCTTACTGGGAGTACTGACTCTGGCAAAAGTTATCAATCCTTGGATACTCTTAGCGCTGACCTTTGCCTTGAGTGTCGGCAGTTCCATAAACATGCCCGTCTGGCAAGCCATCACTCCGGAACTTGTGACAAAGGAGGATTTACCACAGGCCGTCACCCTCAGTGGCATAGTGATTAACCTTTCACGTTCCATCGGCCCGGCTTTGGCAGGGATAGTGATTGCTGCTACTGGCACGGGAGCCGTGTTTCTACTCAATGCCCTTTCCTTTGTCGGGGTGATCCTGGTAATCTCTCGGTGGCAACGCACACTCCCAAAAAGTGCCTTACCTGCTGAACGGTTGTGGGGAGCAATGCAAGCTGGAGTTCGTTACGTACGCTATGCCCCATCCTTGCAAACGGTGCTAATTCGCACAACGGCATACATTTTCTTTGCCAGTGCTTTATTTGCCCTACTGCCACTACTGGGACGACAAGAGTTAAAACTGGATGCATTAGGATACGGTATCATTCTTGGCTTTTGGGGCATCGGTGGTTTGGCGGGAGCATTCATTTTACCCCAGCTGCGGCAGCGGTTTTCTATTGACCAGTTGGTTGCTTGGTCATCCTTACTCATGGGAGCGATGATGTTAGCACTAGCATACGTTCGTAACCTGTCTCTAGTATGCGGGGTGATGGTGCTAGTGGGAATTTCTTCTCTGAGTGTAATGGTTAGTTTAAATGTCTCAGCACAAACATCTGTGCCTACGTGGGTGCGGGCACGAGCTTTAGCCGTGCAATTACTCGTGTTTCAAGGGTGTATGACTTTGGGTAGTTTGTTGTGGGGTACTGTAGCCCAACGCACAAATATTTCGATTTCCCTTGCCAGCGCCGCTGTCGGATTGATTGTCTGTGTCGTGCTAACCAAGCGCTATCGCTTGCGTTGTGCCGAAAAATTGGATTTGCGGTCATCTCTGCACTGGGATCAACCAACTATAGCTTTTGAACCCTGTCCGAATGATGGCCCGGTGTTAATTACCTTGGAGTATCGCATCGATCCAGCTAACGCTGATGAGTTCACCAAAGTGATGAAGATACTGAGAAACATTCGCCTGCGCGATGGCGCGATTCAGTGGGGCTTGTTTCACGATCTCTCAGATCCCGGTCGGTTTGTGGAAACAGCACTTGTAGAATCTTGGGCAGAACACAAGCGGCAATTTGAGCGAGTGACAAATGCAGATAAGGTGATTGAAGAACGGGTTCGTGCTTTTCACATTGGCGATGAACCACCGAAGGTTTCCCAAATGATTTACGCCAATTACACAGATAATAAAGGTTTCCAGCAACCGTGTTGA
- a CDS encoding RNA-guided endonuclease InsQ/TnpB family protein, which yields MLLTYQYKLNPAPEQVVTLETWGELLRRHYNYALGQRLDWLNRTRSQIDRCSLVCSPIGEIPEKVDYYTQASDLKQTKELFPEYKNIYADCQQQNLMRLDKAWKRWLVPDQNGKRGGRPRFKKRGDICSFTFPRVNSPKAGAHLVGNTLKLSKIGEIKVILHRPIPDGFEIKQATILRKADGWYVSFSLEDKTVPTALPIDEIKTATGIDVGLEKFLTTADGQSIAVPQYYRKAQTSLARQQRKLARKTKGSKNYQKQAGIVARLHLHIARQRKEFHYQVAHWLLKSYDLIIFENLNIKGLARTRLAKPILDVAWGAFLQIMQAVAVRRGKHTRGVDPRGTSINCSGCGFRVEKTLAVRVHSCSCGLVIDRDWNSALNLLNLGSVGLPIPGCGGLGDAQPVKQQVSYVNLRCYRYTACS from the coding sequence ATGTTACTCACCTACCAGTACAAACTCAACCCCGCACCAGAACAGGTTGTCACTCTTGAGACCTGGGGTGAGTTGCTGCGTCGCCACTACAACTATGCGTTAGGGCAAAGGCTAGATTGGTTGAATCGTACAAGGTCACAAATTGACCGTTGTAGTTTAGTTTGCTCCCCAATTGGTGAAATTCCAGAAAAAGTAGATTACTACACACAAGCAAGCGACCTCAAACAGACCAAAGAGTTATTTCCTGAGTACAAAAACATTTACGCCGACTGCCAACAACAAAACCTAATGAGGTTGGACAAAGCGTGGAAGCGTTGGTTGGTGCCAGATCAGAACGGAAAGCGGGGAGGACGCCCGCGTTTTAAAAAGCGTGGTGATATTTGTTCTTTCACCTTTCCACGTGTTAACTCTCCCAAGGCGGGCGCACATCTGGTAGGTAACACTCTCAAGCTTTCTAAAATTGGTGAAATCAAAGTTATATTGCATCGCCCAATCCCAGATGGATTTGAAATTAAACAAGCAACAATTTTAAGGAAAGCTGATGGTTGGTATGTTAGTTTTTCTTTAGAAGATAAAACTGTGCCTACTGCATTACCTATTGATGAAATTAAAACGGCTACTGGCATAGATGTTGGATTAGAAAAGTTTTTAACCACTGCTGATGGACAAAGCATTGCAGTACCGCAGTATTATCGTAAAGCACAAACGAGTTTAGCCCGTCAACAGCGCAAGCTTGCACGTAAAACAAAAGGGTCTAAAAACTACCAAAAACAAGCGGGCATTGTAGCTAGACTTCATCTACACATTGCAAGACAAAGAAAAGAATTTCATTATCAAGTTGCTCATTGGTTGCTTAAATCTTATGACTTAATTATTTTTGAAAACCTGAACATCAAAGGCTTGGCTAGAACACGACTAGCTAAGCCAATACTTGATGTTGCTTGGGGTGCATTCCTTCAAATCATGCAAGCAGTAGCGGTCAGACGCGGCAAGCATACCAGAGGTGTTGACCCCAGAGGCACAAGTATCAATTGCTCAGGGTGTGGCTTCAGAGTCGAGAAAACTCTTGCAGTTCGTGTTCATAGCTGTTCTTGTGGGTTGGTCATTGACCGAGACTGGAACAGCGCACTTAATTTGTTAAATCTTGGGTCGGTTGGACTACCGATTCCTGGCTGTGGAGGCTTAGGGGATGCCCAGCCCGTGAAGCAGCAAGTCTCTTATGTGAATTTGAGATGCTACCGCTACACTGCTTGCAGTTAG
- the tnpA gene encoding IS200/IS605 family transposase gives MIPFSAMTYNIGYRAVYNLNIHLVLVTKYRKKVINQPILKRLQEIFENTCTKWRSKVTEFNGESDYIHLVINYPPDVEVSKLVNNLKTVSSRLIRKEFQEHVNRFYSKPVFWTGAYFVASCGGVTLEQLKSYVEKQSTPSN, from the coding sequence ATGATACCATTTAGCGCCATGACTTACAATATAGGATACAGAGCAGTTTACAACCTTAATATTCATTTGGTGCTTGTGACGAAATACCGTAAAAAAGTAATCAATCAACCAATACTGAAGAGATTGCAGGAAATATTTGAAAACACCTGTACCAAGTGGAGAAGTAAAGTTACAGAGTTTAACGGAGAATCGGATTATATTCACCTGGTTATCAACTACCCACCGGACGTTGAAGTCAGCAAACTAGTCAATAATCTTAAAACTGTTTCTAGCCGTTTAATTCGCAAAGAATTTCAAGAACACGTCAATCGGTTTTACAGCAAACCCGTTTTTTGGACAGGTGCTTATTTTGTTGCATCTTGCGGAGGTGTTACTCTTGAACAACTTAAATCTTACGTTGAGAAGCAAAGCACCCCTAGTAATTGA
- a CDS encoding GNAT family N-acetyltransferase, producing MSVTPTVHFREAIPQEDSLIAQHFYQLWQDNDVSAESIRSDWLEVILDFISRARRELYYKAFVAEIGGKVVGSTSCQLFTGLYPHVFAEHYRKYGYIWGVYVDINYRGQGIAKQLTSMAVDHLRILNCTRVILHASPSGKPVYERLGFSTTNEMRLDI from the coding sequence ATGTCGGTAACACCAACTGTTCATTTTCGGGAAGCTATTCCCCAAGAAGATTCTCTGATTGCTCAACACTTTTATCAACTATGGCAAGATAACGACGTTTCGGCTGAGTCCATCCGTTCTGACTGGCTTGAGGTGATTCTGGACTTTATCAGTCGCGCTCGTCGAGAATTATACTACAAAGCTTTTGTGGCAGAAATTGGCGGTAAAGTGGTTGGTTCAACTAGTTGTCAGTTGTTTACTGGTCTATACCCCCACGTATTTGCAGAGCATTACCGCAAATATGGCTATATATGGGGTGTTTATGTTGACATAAATTACCGTGGTCAAGGTATCGCCAAGCAGCTGACGAGTATGGCAGTTGACCACTTGCGGATACTAAACTGTACGCGAGTTATTCTCCACGCCTCGCCCTCTGGCAAACCAGTTTACGAACGCCTTGGTTTTTCGACAACCAACGAAATGCGGTTAGATATTTAG
- a CDS encoding ArsR/SmtB family transcription factor, translating into MRFLYHPERKHISLAGVLYALGDPVRLEIVRQLATKGEQCCADFDFAIAKSTMSNHFKILRESGVVWTRKEGTQHINSLRREDLEVLFPGLLDVILRSAQPLMSQESRVIGH; encoded by the coding sequence ATGAGATTCTTATATCATCCAGAGCGAAAACATATTTCATTGGCAGGAGTATTGTATGCTTTAGGCGATCCTGTACGGTTAGAGATTGTACGGCAATTGGCGACTAAGGGGGAGCAGTGTTGTGCCGATTTTGATTTTGCGATCGCCAAGTCCACCATGTCCAACCACTTTAAAATTTTAAGAGAGTCAGGCGTAGTCTGGACGCGCAAAGAAGGAACACAACATATAAATTCACTCAGGCGGGAGGATTTAGAAGTATTGTTTCCGGGGTTGTTGGATGTAATATTGCGATCGGCACAACCGTTAATGAGTCAAGAGTCAAGAGTCATTGGTCATTAG
- the trxA gene encoding thioredoxin, producing the protein MSSITNVTEATFRQEVLESEVTVLVDFWAPWCGPCRMVAPVVDEVAAEYTGQVKVVKLNTDQNPTVASHYGIRSIPTLMVFKGGRQVDTVVGAVPKTTLAKTLAQYL; encoded by the coding sequence ATGTCATCCATTACTAACGTGACAGAAGCCACATTCAGGCAAGAAGTCCTCGAAAGTGAAGTTACCGTGTTAGTAGACTTCTGGGCACCTTGGTGTGGTCCTTGTCGCATGGTGGCTCCCGTCGTAGATGAAGTGGCTGCCGAATACACAGGACAGGTAAAAGTGGTGAAGCTGAATACAGATCAAAATCCCACTGTTGCCAGCCATTATGGGATTCGCAGCATTCCGACACTCATGGTGTTTAAAGGCGGTCGGCAAGTCGATACGGTTGTCGGTGCAGTACCAAAAACAACCTTAGCTAAAACTTTAGCACAGTATCTGTAA
- a CDS encoding SDR family NAD(P)-dependent oxidoreductase yields the protein MDLKLRGKSALVSGSTAGIGFAIAQNLAQEGASVTIAGRSEQRVAEAIDKIKQSNPEAQVSGIVADLATKAGAEQVLQQVSSIDILVNNLGIYEPKPFAEITPNL from the coding sequence ATGGACTTAAAATTACGGGGAAAATCTGCGCTGGTAAGCGGTTCAACAGCAGGTATTGGCTTTGCGATCGCCCAAAATCTAGCACAAGAGGGTGCATCGGTTACGATCGCTGGTCGATCTGAGCAAAGAGTCGCAGAGGCGATAGACAAAATTAAACAAAGCAACCCTGAAGCTCAAGTTTCTGGGATTGTTGCCGATTTAGCAACAAAAGCAGGAGCAGAACAAGTCCTGCAACAGGTTTCTAGCATAGATATATTAGTCAACAATCTTGGTATTTACGAGCCAAAACCATTTGCAGAGATTACACCGAACTTATGA
- a CDS encoding class I SAM-dependent methyltransferase: protein MKIDFGATASDYAKYRAGFPSSFFNRLSEYGIGLPAQTIVDLGTGTGTLARGFATRGCHVIAIDPSAAMLEQAKQLDQSANVKIDYRVATAENTGLQESSADVVTAGQCWHWFDRPRAVEEVTRILRANSYIVIAHFDWIPLKGNVVEATEQLIEAHNPAWNMGGRNGLYPMWLRDLGDGGFCEIQTFSYDVFVPYTHEGWRGRIRASAGVKASLTPDQVEVFDREFTVLLQAKYPTPILEVHHRVFAAIAKSPKS from the coding sequence ATGAAAATAGATTTTGGTGCAACTGCTAGTGATTACGCAAAGTACCGTGCAGGCTTTCCCAGTTCATTTTTTAATAGACTGTCTGAATACGGTATTGGCTTACCCGCACAAACCATTGTTGATCTCGGCACAGGAACAGGAACACTAGCGCGTGGCTTTGCAACTAGAGGTTGTCATGTGATTGCCATAGATCCATCAGCAGCAATGCTCGAACAAGCGAAGCAGTTAGACCAATCTGCCAATGTCAAGATAGATTATCGGGTAGCAACTGCTGAGAATACAGGCTTGCAAGAGTCAAGCGCTGATGTTGTTACCGCTGGACAGTGCTGGCATTGGTTTGATCGTCCGCGTGCTGTAGAGGAAGTTACTCGGATACTGCGAGCAAATAGCTACATCGTCATAGCTCATTTTGATTGGATACCGTTGAAAGGCAATGTGGTTGAAGCAACCGAACAACTAATAGAGGCACATAATCCAGCGTGGAACATGGGCGGTAGAAACGGTTTGTATCCCATGTGGTTACGAGACCTTGGAGATGGAGGATTCTGTGAAATACAAACATTCTCTTACGATGTATTTGTTCCTTACACTCATGAAGGCTGGCGCGGACGAATTCGGGCTAGTGCTGGTGTGAAAGCCAGCTTGACACCAGACCAAGTAGAAGTATTTGACCGTGAATTTACGGTATTACTCCAAGCAAAATATCCAACGCCGATTCTTGAAGTTCACCACAGAGTTTTTGCTGCGATCGCCAAATCACCAAAGTCATAA
- a CDS encoding glutathione binding-like protein, producing the protein MIELYYWTTPNGHKITMFLEEAELPYTIIPVNIGAGDQFKPEFLKISPNNRIPAIIDRAPADGGEPISVFESGAILLYLAEKTGKLIPSDTRGRVEVLQWLFWQMGGLGPMAGQNHHFSQYAPEKIPYAINRYVNETGRLYAVLDKRLSDREFVAGHNYSIADIAAYPWIVPYEGQGQKLEDFPNLKRWFETIQVRPATVRAYGKAEAFKNQALDVEKSRALLFNQSAKTVRSS; encoded by the coding sequence ATGATTGAACTTTATTATTGGACAACACCAAATGGTCACAAAATCACGATGTTCCTTGAGGAAGCCGAACTTCCCTACACCATTATTCCTGTAAATATTGGTGCAGGCGATCAATTTAAACCTGAGTTTCTCAAGATTTCACCCAACAATCGCATACCTGCGATTATCGATCGCGCCCCTGCTGATGGTGGCGAACCAATTTCAGTCTTCGAGTCTGGTGCAATTCTGCTGTATTTAGCAGAAAAAACTGGGAAGCTGATTCCAAGTGATACAAGAGGACGTGTTGAAGTTCTCCAGTGGTTATTCTGGCAAATGGGAGGTCTGGGGCCGATGGCGGGACAGAACCACCACTTCAGCCAATACGCGCCAGAAAAAATTCCTTATGCCATCAATCGTTACGTGAATGAGACGGGGCGATTATACGCTGTGCTGGATAAACGGCTGAGCGATCGCGAATTTGTTGCTGGTCATAATTATTCTATTGCCGATATTGCAGCTTATCCCTGGATTGTACCCTATGAAGGTCAAGGCCAGAAGCTAGAAGATTTTCCCAACCTCAAGCGCTGGTTTGAGACTATTCAGGTACGTCCGGCGACAGTCCGCGCTTATGGAAAGGCAGAAGCTTTCAAAAATCAGGCGCTTGATGTTGAAAAGTCAAGAGCATTGTTGTTTAACCAATCGGCGAAGACAGTGCGATCTTCTTGA
- a CDS encoding alkene reductase codes for MNASINLLSSYKMDDLELPNRIVMAPLTRNRAGEGNVPHELNAEYYAQRASAGLIITEATQVSPQGQGYPYTPGIHSPEQVAGWRLVTDAVHQQGGRIFLQLWHVGRISHPDLQPDGALPVAPSAITPKGEAATYEGMKPFVTPRALETSEIPGIVEQYRQGAENALAAGFDGVEIHGANGYLIDQFLRDGTNQRTDEYGGSIENRTRFLVEVTEAVTGVWSAKRVGVRLSPSGTFNDMHDSNPLETFGYAAQALNQFDLAYLHIYEATEADIRHGAIVVPTSHIRQRYKGTLMVNGDYTLEKGNAVLATGEADLVSFGKLFIANPDLPRRFALNAPLNQPDPSTFYGGGEKGYTDYPTLEVQQVH; via the coding sequence ATGAACGCAAGTATCAATTTACTCAGCTCATACAAAATGGACGACTTAGAACTGCCTAACCGTATAGTTATGGCTCCCCTAACCCGTAATCGTGCGGGTGAAGGAAACGTGCCCCACGAACTCAACGCAGAGTATTACGCTCAACGTGCATCCGCAGGACTAATCATTACCGAAGCAACACAGGTTTCACCCCAAGGGCAAGGGTATCCTTATACACCAGGAATTCATTCGCCCGAACAGGTAGCAGGTTGGAGATTGGTTACAGATGCAGTACACCAGCAAGGAGGAAGGATATTCCTACAACTTTGGCACGTCGGACGCATTTCTCACCCTGACTTGCAACCGGATGGAGCGTTACCTGTAGCGCCTTCAGCCATTACACCTAAAGGTGAAGCAGCGACGTACGAAGGAATGAAACCCTTCGTAACGCCTCGTGCTTTGGAAACTTCTGAAATTCCAGGGATTGTAGAACAGTATCGTCAGGGAGCAGAAAATGCCCTTGCCGCTGGGTTTGACGGTGTGGAGATTCACGGAGCCAATGGTTATTTAATTGACCAATTCCTGCGAGATGGTACGAATCAGCGCACAGACGAATACGGGGGTTCAATAGAGAATCGCACTCGATTTCTTGTGGAAGTGACAGAAGCAGTAACTGGTGTTTGGAGTGCGAAACGGGTAGGAGTACGCCTTTCTCCTAGTGGAACGTTTAATGATATGCATGACTCCAATCCGTTGGAAACTTTCGGTTATGCAGCCCAAGCACTCAATCAGTTTGATTTGGCATATCTGCATATCTATGAAGCGACAGAAGCAGATATCAGACATGGCGCAATAGTAGTACCTACCAGCCACATACGGCAGCGCTACAAAGGGACATTGATGGTCAACGGCGATTATACCTTGGAAAAAGGTAATGCCGTCTTAGCAACAGGAGAAGCGGATTTAGTTTCCTTTGGCAAGCTGTTTATAGCCAATCCAGATTTACCCCGACGCTTTGCCCTGAATGCACCACTAAATCAACCCGATCCATCCACATTTTACGGTGGTGGAGAGAAAGGATACACCGATTACCCAACACTGGAAGTGCAACAAGTGCATTAA
- a CDS encoding ureidoglycolate lyase, translated as MNSSNTVKQLQAQWITPENFRHYGQVIFPSQDGKSFDAEDAQLVLDKGTPRFYIMRLERRGRKFHKITRHVQCTQCLGSLAGKDWLIAVCPPNNNVDEPDLEKIAAFRIPGNCFIKLEVGTWHAGPYFEHEVVDFYNLELSDTNVVDHFTHDFLKSQNLEFEIV; from the coding sequence ATGAACTCATCAAATACAGTAAAACAATTACAGGCGCAATGGATAACACCAGAAAACTTTCGTCATTACGGACAGGTGATTTTTCCGAGTCAAGACGGTAAAAGCTTTGATGCAGAAGATGCTCAATTAGTACTGGACAAAGGTACACCCCGTTTTTACATCATGCGCTTGGAACGTCGAGGGCGGAAATTTCATAAAATTACTCGCCATGTACAATGTACTCAATGTCTGGGTTCATTGGCAGGAAAAGATTGGTTGATTGCCGTTTGTCCTCCCAATAATAATGTGGATGAACCAGATTTAGAAAAAATTGCAGCTTTCCGCATTCCAGGAAATTGTTTTATCAAGTTAGAAGTGGGAACTTGGCACGCAGGGCCATATTTTGAGCATGAAGTTGTGGATTTTTATAATTTAGAATTGAGTGACACAAATGTGGTAGATCATTTCACTCATGATTTTTTGAAGAGTCAGAATTTGGAGTTTGAGATTGTTTAG
- a CDS encoding superoxide dismutase yields MAFTQPPLPFPMDALEQYGMKAETFEYHYGKHHKAYVDNLNKLTEGTELADKPLEEVIQISFKDSSKTGIFNNAAQVWNHTFFWNCLKPAGGGQPTGDLASKIEKDFGSFDKFKEEFSNAAATQFGSGWAWLVDDNGTLKVTKTPNAENPLVHGQKALLTLDVWEHAYYIDYRNARPAFIKNFLDNLVNWDFAAEQYAKA; encoded by the coding sequence ATGGCATTTACACAGCCCCCCCTTCCTTTTCCGATGGATGCTTTAGAGCAATATGGTATGAAAGCTGAAACTTTCGAGTACCATTATGGCAAGCATCACAAGGCTTATGTAGATAACCTGAACAAGCTGACTGAAGGCACAGAACTTGCTGATAAGCCTCTGGAAGAGGTGATCCAAATCTCGTTTAAAGATTCCTCGAAGACAGGAATCTTTAATAACGCTGCTCAAGTTTGGAACCATACATTCTTCTGGAACTGCCTAAAGCCAGCGGGTGGCGGTCAACCTACAGGTGATTTAGCTTCCAAAATTGAAAAAGATTTTGGTAGTTTTGACAAATTCAAAGAAGAGTTCTCCAACGCCGCAGCAACTCAATTTGGTAGTGGCTGGGCTTGGTTGGTAGATGATAATGGTACTTTAAAAGTCACCAAAACACCTAATGCAGAAAACCCTCTCGTTCATGGACAAAAAGCACTTCTAACCTTGGATGTTTGGGAACACGCTTACTACATTGATTACCGCAATGCTCGTCCTGCGTTCATCAAGAACTTCCTGGATAATTTAGTCAACTGGGATTTTGCTGCTGAACAATACGCTAAAGCTTAA
- the purM gene encoding phosphoribosylformylglycinamidine cyclo-ligase: MDYKEAGVDVEAGRAFVTQIRNLVHSTFRQGVLGGLGGFSGYFQLPTGYKEPVLVSGTDGVGTKLKIAQVLNCHDTVGIDLVAMCVNDVLTSGAEPLFFLDYLATGKLDKEQLTQVVAGIASGCKQAGCALLGGETAEMPGFYQAGEYDLAGFCVGVVEKSQLLDGSQVQVGDVAIALASAGIHSNGYSLVRKIISDRGFAWNDTPDLLAGKTLGETFLTPTRIYVKPVLAARQAGLEIHGMAHITGGGLPENLPRCLGQGQAIKIDPNSWSIPPVFQWLAEAGSVSAQAMYHTFNMGIGFVLLVPPQQIQQAISHFESQNVAVHIIGEVITGSGELVGLPE; this comes from the coding sequence ATGGACTATAAGGAAGCAGGAGTTGATGTTGAGGCTGGTCGAGCGTTTGTAACTCAAATTCGCAACTTGGTTCACAGCACTTTTAGACAGGGAGTGCTGGGTGGACTGGGTGGCTTTAGTGGTTACTTTCAATTACCCACAGGCTACAAGGAACCTGTTTTAGTTTCTGGGACTGATGGTGTGGGTACAAAGCTCAAAATTGCTCAAGTTCTCAACTGTCATGACACCGTTGGTATTGATTTGGTGGCGATGTGCGTTAACGACGTGTTGACATCTGGTGCAGAACCGCTGTTTTTTTTAGATTATTTGGCGACTGGGAAGCTAGACAAAGAACAGTTAACTCAAGTAGTGGCGGGTATCGCCTCTGGTTGCAAACAAGCTGGTTGTGCGTTGTTGGGAGGAGAAACGGCAGAAATGCCTGGTTTCTACCAAGCGGGTGAGTATGATTTGGCTGGGTTTTGTGTGGGAGTTGTAGAAAAAAGCCAGCTGCTTGATGGTTCTCAGGTACAAGTAGGAGATGTAGCGATCGCCCTTGCTAGCGCTGGTATTCATAGTAATGGCTATAGTTTGGTGAGAAAAATTATCAGCGATCGCGGATTTGCTTGGAACGATACCCCTGATTTACTCGCTGGTAAAACTTTAGGAGAAACTTTTCTCACACCTACTCGCATTTACGTTAAACCTGTTCTGGCTGCACGTCAAGCGGGGTTAGAAATTCACGGTATGGCCCACATCACAGGCGGTGGGTTGCCAGAAAATTTACCCAGATGTTTGGGACAAGGGCAAGCGATTAAAATAGACCCTAACAGTTGGTCAATTCCGCCTGTATTTCAATGGCTAGCTGAGGCTGGTTCCGTCAGTGCCCAAGCAATGTATCACACCTTCAATATGGGCATAGGTTTTGTACTACTCGTACCTCCTCAACAAATACAACAAGCAATTTCTCATTTTGAGTCACAAAATGTTGCGGTTCATATCATTGGTGAAGTAATTACTGGTTCAGGTGAGTTAGTAGGACTACCTGAATAA
- a CDS encoding PHP domain-containing protein, with amino-acid sequence MAVNFVRTAFTDKESLEEVFQNIDAQSCPKYFNFHMHTVHSDGRLQPGALMQQAIAISLEGMAITDHHSISGYQAALSWLDDWKWNHPGAKVPHLWTGVEINAHLLGVEVHILAYAFDPEHTSIKPYIQRRIATGEEYKAINVIASIQKAGGLAVLAHPARYRRSHLDLIPAAAEIGINGVEAFYAYNNPNPWRPSALESQQVQQLAAEYGLYNTCGTDTHGLSLLQRL; translated from the coding sequence ATGGCTGTCAATTTTGTCCGTACTGCTTTTACTGATAAAGAATCCTTAGAGGAAGTATTTCAAAACATTGATGCTCAAAGTTGTCCGAAATACTTCAACTTTCACATGCACACCGTCCACTCTGATGGAAGATTACAGCCAGGTGCATTGATGCAACAAGCGATCGCGATCAGCTTGGAAGGGATGGCAATCACTGACCATCATAGTATTTCTGGTTATCAAGCAGCACTAAGCTGGTTGGATGATTGGAAGTGGAACCATCCAGGTGCAAAGGTTCCTCACCTTTGGACTGGTGTAGAAATAAATGCCCATTTATTGGGTGTAGAGGTTCACATCTTAGCTTATGCGTTCGATCCCGAACACACCAGCATCAAACCATACATCCAAAGAAGAATTGCTACTGGGGAAGAATATAAAGCAATTAATGTCATTGCTTCGATTCAAAAAGCAGGTGGACTAGCAGTGCTTGCTCACCCAGCACGTTACAGGCGATCGCACTTAGATTTGATTCCTGCTGCTGCTGAAATTGGTATTAATGGTGTGGAAGCTTTCTACGCCTACAATAATCCTAACCCTTGGCGGCCGAGTGCTTTAGAATCGCAACAAGTGCAACAGTTAGCTGCTGAATACGGACTTTACAATACCTGTGGTACTGATACTCATGGTTTAAGCCTGTTGCAGCGATTGTAA